The Terriglobus roseus region CTACGCCGGGTCGAACGCGGTCGATCAACTTCTTTGGGCTGTATCCGGTGAGTTCCAGTGGGCAACAGAAGTCGCTTCCGGCGTTGGTGTTTGCCGACCTTCCGGGGTATGGATACGCGAAGATTTCGAAGTCAATTGCAGCGGAGTGGTCGGGTTTTATTGACCCATACCTGACGGATCGTGAGCAGTTGGCGCTGTGCTGCTGCCTCGTCGACACGAACATTCCGCCCCAACCAAGCGACACCCAGTTAATGGACTTTTTACGGCATGAACAACGGCCGTTTGTCGTCATTGGAACGAAGAGTGACCGGTTGAGCAACAACACGCTGGCCAAGTCCATTGCCGCGCTGAAACGGGAGCATGGCGTGGATGAAGTGATCGCCGTTTCCGTGGAGAAGGGCAAGAGCGACAAGGGACTGCGTGCGCTTTGGGAGCGGTTGGAGTCGGTGATTCCGGCTTAAAGCGCTGTCCAGTAGGCCCGGCTTAGGGAACGCGGGAAGAGGGTTGGGGCTGTCTCGAACCAGCGCTTCTGTAACGCTTGCGGTAGGGCTTCTGATTGCTGTGTGCGAAGAATT contains the following coding sequences:
- the yihA gene encoding ribosome biogenesis GTP-binding protein YihA/YsxC; translated protein: MKLNAQFLLSAFAPEHFPTQARTGGAPEVAFLGRSNVGKSSLINALLGAGMAKVSSTPGRTRSINFFGLYPVSSSGQQKSLPALVFADLPGYGYAKISKSIAAEWSGFIDPYLTDREQLALCCCLVDTNIPPQPSDTQLMDFLRHEQRPFVVIGTKSDRLSNNTLAKSIAALKREHGVDEVIAVSVEKGKSDKGLRALWERLESVIPA